From the Manihot esculenta cultivar AM560-2 chromosome 3, M.esculenta_v8, whole genome shotgun sequence genome, one window contains:
- the LOC110610394 gene encoding probable ADP,ATP carrier protein At5g56450 has product MSRDDDDPGEQSQSKPPTATARSRPYIWLTNFQRDLMAGAVMGGVVHTIVAPIERTKLLLQTQESNLAFVGRGGRKFKGMIDCLVRTVREEGVLSLWRGNGSSVLRYYPSVALNFSLKDLYRNILRNGNHQDGHFLSGASANFIAGAAAGCTTLILIYPLDIAHTRLAADIGRTDVRQFRGIYHFLTTICKKDGITGIYRGLPASLQGMVVHRGLYFGGFDTMKEILSEDPKPELALWKRWVVAQAVTTSAGLFSYPLDTVRRRMMMQSGLEQPMYRGTLDCWRKIYRTEGVASFYRGALSNMFRSTGAAAILVLYDEVKKFMKWGGL; this is encoded by the exons ATGAGCAGAGATGATGATGACCCAGGAGAACAGAGCCAGTCAAAGCCACCTACAGCTACAGCACGATCTCGGCCTTACATATGGCTGACCAACTTCCAAAGAGATCTGATGGCGGGTGCGGTCATGGGAGGAGTGGTTCACACGATCGTCGCCCCAATCGAGAGAACCAAGCTCTTGCTGCAAACCCAGGAGAGTAACCTCGCATTTGTGGGCCGTGGGGGCAGGAAATTTAAGGGCATGATTGATTGCCTCGTCCGTACCGTTAGGGAAGAAGGGGTTCTTTCTCTATGGAGAGGCAATGGCAGTAGTGTCCTCCGTTACTATCCTTCTGTCGCTCTCAATTTCTCGCTCAAG GATCTCTATAGAAACATACTAAGGAATGGCAATCATCAAGATGGTCACTTTCTGTCTGGTGCGTCTGCCAATTTCATTGCGGGGGCTGCCGCTGGTTGCACAACATTAATCTTAATCTACCCTCTTGATATTGCACACACCCGCCTTGCTGCTGACATTGGAAGAACTGATGTTCGACAATTCCGAGGAATCTACCATTTCCTAACTACCATATGTAAGAAAGATGGCATTACAGGAATTTATAGAGGGCTTCCTGCCTCTTTGCAAGGGATGGTAGTTCACCGGGGACTATATTTTGGGGGCTTTGATACAATGAAGGAGATTTTGTCTGAAGATCCTAAACCTGAGTTGGCATTATGGAAGCGTTGGGTGGTGGCGCAAGCGGTCACAACATCTGCTGGGCTGTTTTCATATCCATTGGACACAGTTAGAAGGCGGATGATGATGCAATCTGGTCTGGAACAACCGATGTATCGCGGCACACTTGACTGCTGGAGGAAAATTTACAGGACAGAGGGGGTGGCCTCGTTTTATCGTGGGGCACTGTCAAATATGTTTAGGAGTACTGGTGCTGCCGCAATATTGGTTTTGTATGATGAGGTGAAGAAGTTCATGAAATGGGGTGGGCTGTAG